A region of the Zhihengliuella halotolerans genome:
CGGTCGTGGTGACCGCCGCGGGCTCGGGTTGCGGGGCGGGTGCGGCGGTGCCGCGCTGCGTGGGTGCCGGAACCGAGCGCACGACGGCGGAGATGACCTGCTCGGACGTCGCGCCGGTGAACTCGGCCTCCGGATCCAGGACGAGGCGGTGGGTCCAGACGAACGGTGCAAGTTCCTTGACGTCGTCGGGCAAGACGTAGTTCCGACCCTCCGACGCGGCCCACACCTTGGCCGCGCGGACCATCGCGAGCGCGCCGCGGACGGAGACGCCGAGCCGGGTCTCGTCGGCCTCGCGCGTGCCCTCGCAGAGCTGCGCCACGTAGTTCAGGACGGCGTCATCGACGTGCGTCGTCGAGGCCAGGTCCGCCATGTCGGCGATGGCCTCCGTGGTGATGACGGGCTTGAGCGCGGCCGAGCGGTCCTTCTGCGTGGCACCCGAGAGCAGCTCGACCGTGGCGGCCCGGTTCGGGTAGCCGATGGACGTCTTGATGAGGAAGCGGTCCAGCTGCGCCTCGGGCAGGCGGTAGGTTCCGGCCTGCTCGATGGGGTTCTGGGTCGCGATGACCATGAACGGGCGCTGCTGGGGGTAGGTCACGCCGTCGACCGTCACGCGCCCCTCTTCCATGACCTCGAGCAGGGCCGACTGGGTCTTCGGAGAGGCGCGGTTGATCTCGTCGGCCAGGACCAGGTTCGCGAAGATCGGTCCGCGGTGGAACTCGAACTTCTGGGTCTTCTGGTCGTAGATCGTGATGCCCGTGACGTCGGAGGGCAGCAGGTCCGGGGTGAACTGGATGCGCGAGTTGGTGCCCTTAACGGTGGCCGCGAGCGACCGGGCCAGCATCGTCTTGCCCGTGCCGGGGGCGTCCTCGAGGAGGACGTGGCCCTCGGCGAGCATCGCGGTCAGCACGAGGCGGACAGCGTCCTCCTTGCCGAGCACGGACTTGCCGACGTTGGCCACCAGCTTTGCGAAAGTCTCGGAGAACCAGCCGGCCTGCTCGTTGGTCATCGTCATTCGGTGTTCTCCTTGGAGTCGTGATTCATGGCGGCGCTGCGGGGCCTTCCCGGAATATCGTGGCGCGACGGACTCACCAGCGCGCGTCGTTGGATCTGGTGCCGTCCACGATGGCGTACACGGGCATCGCGTAGCCTTCCTGGTTCACGCACTGGACGTTCTTGAACCCACGGCCGTCGTTCCCGGCGGTCATGGTGTGCGGGTAGCCGTTGAACTTCCCGTTCTGGTTGTAGCAGTCGACCCGGTACGTGCCCGGATTGAAGTTCTCGATCCGCACGTGGAACGTGTAGCACCGCGAATTGCAGCCGGTGTAGGAATTGTTCAGGTCTCCCTTGGAGAGCGAAACCTTGCGCTGCGGCTTGGGATTGGTCTTCTCCGTCTTGGACCACGTTTTCCTCTGCCCCTCGGTATCCGTCGCAACGATCTTGATGGTGCGCGAGGTGGAGTACCCGAGGCCGTTCACGGTCTGGGCGCCGTCGTTCGGGGTCTGGTTGCCGCCGATCGTGACCGTCTGGGTGACCTTGCGACCGTTGTAGGTGCCGGCGCCGGTGTTCCACGTGAACTTGATCCAGTCGTTGCCGTGGGAAGCCGAGATCTGCGGGTTGTCCCGCAGCGGCCCGTAAGCGCTCGTGCTGTTGCTCGGGGCGCTCGGATTCGCCGGTCCCGCCGCGTTCACGGCGCGAACCCGCCACGTGTGCGGGTCGCCGTTGGACCCGGTGTCGATGACCGCGCCCGGCCCGCCGAAGCCCTTCCAAGCGCCGCCGTCGGCCGAGTACTGGTAGCCGGTGATCGGAGACCCGTTAGCGCCCGGCGCCGTGAAGTTGAGCTCGACCATCCGGTTGGCCCCGGTCGCCTTCGCGGTGACCTTGCCGATCGTCGTGGGCCGGCCGTAGGGGGTGACCGCGGCCGATTGCGCGCTCTGATCAGAAGCACCGACCCGGTTGCGGGCGGTGACGCTGAACCGGTAGGACTTGCTGGTGTTCAGCCCCGTGACCGTCTGGTTCGAACGGTTGGCGGGGATGTCGCTGATCGTCCTGACCAGCGAACTGCCCTCGAACACGCGCACGGTGTACGTCTGGAGGGGAGCACCGTTGGCGCCGGGCGCCCGCCAGGACACGTCGACGACGCCGCCGTCGACCGCTGAATCCTTGCGGACCGCCGTCGGCGCATCGGGCTTGAACGGGACGCCGGCCGGCGTGACCGCGGCCGAGTAGGTGCTCCACTGCGACGGCTTGGCCGCCTTGTTCACGGCGCGCACCCGAACCTGATAGGCCGTCCCGTTCTTGAGCCCCTCCCACGTGTAGGAGGTGCCCGTGATGCCCGTGATCTGGGCGACACCGTTCGCCGGGGCGGGGGAGATCTCGAGCGTGTAGCTCTGGATCGCCGAGCCTCGGCTCACGGGAGCGGTCCAGTTGAACGTCGCCTTCTGATCGCCGTCTTTGCCCGTGGGCGCCGCCGGCTGCTCTGGTTCGACGTCGGGGCGCGCATCCGCAGATTCCGGCGATTTCGGCGATTCGCCGATGGCGTTCGAGGCGGTGACCGTGAAGTTGTAGGTCTGATCGTTGGTCAACGGCGTGATGGTGCACGTCGTCGTCTCGCACTGCTGGCTGTGCCCGCCGCCGGTGACCGTGTAGTGCGTGATGGCGGACCCGTTATTCGCGGGCGGGTCCCAGGTCAGGACCGCCTTGCGATCCCCCGTGGACTCGACGCGCGGCAGGTTCGGCGCCGCCGGCGCGCCCTTGACGTTCAAGGTGATCGTGCCGGAGACGTTGCGCTGCGGGTCCTCCGTCACGTCCCCGATCACGTATTCGACGCGCATGGTGCCGACGAAGTCGCTCCTCGGCGTGATCGCCACCTTGTTGCCGCGCACCTCGGCGGTGCCGGTGTTCTCGAGGGGGCGGGCGCTGATCAGCCGCAGGTCGCCCTCACCCTGGTACGGGTTGTGGTCGTTCGCGAGCGCGTCGACGATCTCCGTCTGGCCCTGCGCCGCCTCCGGCACGTTGTCGGCGACAGCGACCGGCAGTTCGCGCGTCGAACCCGTCACCGTGACCGTCATGGCGGCCGAAACCGGCGGGTTCACGCCGTCGCTGACGGAAACCGTCACTGTGCCGCGAGTGCCCTTCGGCGTGTCGGCGGGGGCGACGAGGCGCAGGTTGTACCCATCGACGATGGCGGCTTCGACGCCCGCCACCTCGACCGCGCCGAGGGCGAACTTGAGGTTCGGCACGTCCTCGTCGTTCCGGTCGTTGGCAGCCATCCGGAGGTCCATGATGGCCGGCCCCTCGCCCTGCCCGACGGAGATCGAGTTTGCCTGGAGCGTCGGCGGGAAGTTCTCCGGATCCGACTGCTCTTCGTCTTCCTCGGGGTCGCCCTCCGGCCCCTGGCCTTCCCGCTCCTCGTCCGGATCGTTGCCCGGGCTCGGCAGGACGTTGATCGGGACCGTCAGCGTGGAGGTGAGGCCACGATCGTCGTCAGGGCCCGAACCGTCCGTTACCTCGAACGTCACCGACGCAGAGCCTGAGAAGGAACGGCCGGCTTTGAAGGTGAGCTCGGTAGCGGATTTCACGAGCGCCCCGTCGTTCTCCGGCATCGAGCTCACGCTGTCTTCCGTCGTCAACCGCGGGCTGCGGCCGTCGCGCACGAGGACGATCTCTTCGAGATCGATCGACAGCGTCTCCCCTGCCGTGACCTCGAGCTGGACGTCGCTGCGCAGGATCGGCCGGGCCTCTCCCGTGCCCGGGACGTGCACGAACGCGGTCGACGTCAGTCCATCCGGATCGGTCAGCGTGTAGGCGATGACCTGCGGGGCGCTCCCGATCTGGACGACCATGCCGTCTTCGTTCACGGATGCCGTGTCCGGGTCGTCCGGAAGGTGCACCTCGAGCTCGGACACGCTCCCGTCCGGGTCTTCGTCGTTGCGGAGGATGTCGACCGTGACTTCGTCGACGTCGATGATCTCCTCGAGCGAGACCCTGTCGTCGCGGGCGATCGGCGCCAGCAGTTTGGCCTCGGGGTCCGACTTCACGGTCAGGGTTGCGGAGGCCGTGCCGCCGCGCCCGTCAGTGATGGAGTAGCGGACCGACGTCGTCCCGTCGTCGGGCGGCGACATCAGCACGACGCGGCCGTCGACGACCTCGGCATCGGTCTCGTTCTCCTCCGACCCCAGCTCGCGCATCAGTGCCAGGGGGTCCCCGTCCGGGTCGGTGTCGTTGGCCATCACGTCCACTGCTACCGGCCGGTCCGGACGCACGGTGATTAAGTCGTTGACCGCCACTGGCGGGTTGTTGGCCTCGGACAACGGCGCGATGCCGATCTTGACCGTGGCCGTCGACCGGGCGCCGAGGCGGTCCTCGACGACGTAGGTGAACTCGTCCGTCCCGCTCGCGTCCCTGTTGGCCGTGTAGTCGATAGACGCGCCGCGGATCTTGGCCGTTCCGTACTTCGGCGACGAGCCGAACTGGACGAGCGAGACCGAGTCGCCGTCCGGGTCGATGGCCTCCAAGGGCACCTGCACGTTGGTGCTGCTGCCGGCGAAGACGCGCCCCTCGACAGGCACGGGGTTCGGCGGCGTGTTGCTCTCCAGGTCGGCCTCGCCTGCGGCGGGCTTGACGTTGAACGTCACCGTCGCGCTCGTCTCCTGGCCGTCCGGTCCGGCCACCTTGTAGACCGCCGACACCTGGCGCGCCTTGCCGCCAAAGTCGCCGGCGCGGAATCGGACGACGTCGTCGGCGACCGAGATCAGCGAGCCCTCGCCGAGGTCGTCGGTCTCCTCGAGCTCGGGCAGCAGCGTGAGCTCGCCGCCGTTGGGGTGGATGTCGTTCTCGAGGACCTTGACGGTCGCCACGTCGTGTTCGCGCACGACGACGGAATCCGGGTTGGCCTGGGGCGGATCCATGCGCGGCGGGGCCGGGATCGGGACGATGCGGATCTCGCCGGTCGACTCCCCGTTGCCGTTCGCCACCGTGTAGCTGATCGTGGTCGGGTCTGTCAGTCCGCGCACGTCCGTGATGCGCACAAAGGTGTTCCGCTCCACGCTCGTGGAGAACGGTGCCTCGGGATCGTTCTCGGCGGCGGTCACGACGAGCACGCCGCCCGACGGGTCCGTGTCGTTGCCGAGCACGTCGACGAGGACGTCCTGGCCGGCCGGGAGCAGCGCGACATCGCGCACGGCGATGGGCCGCTGTTCCGCGTCGTCGGGCTCGTTGATATCGATGCGCACGAGACCCGGCGCGCTGGCGGGACCGTTCGTCGCGACGTACTTGGCGTAGTAGGTGCCCGCACGCTCACCCGTGACGGTCACGGCTCCGGTCTCCGTATTCGTCTTCATTTCGAGGCCTGAGACGTCGTCGACGTTGGCGAGACGCAGCCCTTCCCCGGAGGGGTCGGTGTCGTTGGCCAGTGGCTCGAAGGTGATCGACTCGCCGACGTGCCCGACGACGTGGTCGGTCGCGGTGATGGGCGGGATGGTCGACTCGGCGAGCACCTCGACGAGGACGCGACCCTTGGTGCTCTCGCGGCCGTCGGAGACCTGGACCGCGATCTCCTTCTGACCGACGCGTTTGCCATCGTCCTGGAAGGTCAGCGATCCGTCCGGACGCACGCGGATGACATCGTCGCCCTCGCTCGTACCGCCGAGCAGCTGCAGGTCGTCTCCCTCGGGATCCGTCCAGTCGGTCAGCAGGTTCTGGCTCACCGATTCGCCCTGCTGAACACGCAGAACGGTGACCCGCTCCTGCTCAGGAGGCTCGTTCGCGTCCTCGCCGACGACATTCAGACGCACGGTTGCCGAATCGGATCCGCCGCGGCCGTCGGAGGCCGTATAGACGAAGGTCGCAGCTCCTGAGGCGTCCTCGGGGACGACCACCTGGAAGCCGGTTCCGTTGTGCACGGGCTGCAGGTCGCCGATCGACGGGCCGGAGCCCTCGACCTCGGCCGTGAGGAGGTCGCCGTCCGGGTCCACATCGTTGTAGAGCACGGGCAGCATCGTGGTGCGGCCGGGCCGCACGCTGAACGTGTCGTCCTCGGCGATGGGAGTCTGGTTCTCCTCGGTGCGATTCGGCAGCTCGATCGCGTCGGTGATCTCCTTGGTCTCCTCCTCCTTGGCCTCACCCTCGCCCGCGGGCGGCTCCAGATCGCTCCAGTTGCTCACGATCTCCATGCCCTCGTTCGTCAGCCACACTTGGCCGGAGGCGATGTCGTTGAGGACCACCACGTCGCGGTTGACGCGGAAGACCAGTTCGGCCCCCTCGGGCATCTCGGGCACCAGCACGTTCTGGTTCTGCCCCGAGTCGTCGCAGTAGCGCAGGTACTGGCCGCTCGTCTGCCAGGCGGCATAGGTGCAGGAGCCCACTCGCACAGGCTCGATGGGCGTGCCGGCCGTGTCGAGCTGCTCGTAGTTGACGTCGCGCCCGTTCAGACCCACGGTGGCCAGCGAATTGTCGAGGGCGATCGCGACGCCGTCGTTCTTCGGCCCGGGCGCCTGGAGACGGGCGTTGGCCGGGTTCTCGACGCTGGCCCGTTTGCCCTCCGAGGTGAACACGTCGCCGGAGGCGGCGTCGAAGACGACTCCGGTCTCCCCCACCGCGGTTAGCTGCGGCTCGGCCAGCTGCTTCAGATCTGCGATCTCGATCTCGTCCTGAGGTTGTACCTCGCCGGAATCGTCGAACGCGAAACTCGCCAGCACGCCGGCGTCGTAATCGACGGTCCAGACCGTGTCGTCGACCCCGACGACGGCGTCCACGTCACCCTTGGAATCGACAAGTGGCTCGGCGACGTCGCCGGAGAAATCGGAGAGATTCTCGACACCGGCCGCCTGCACGGTGCCGTGTTTGTCGTCGGTGACCGCGACGACGGAGGTGCCGAAGGAGAAGGACGAGTTCGCGGGGAGGTTGTTGTCGCCGGCGAACTGAACCATGGCGGGGTCGATCGTCGTGAGCGAGGCCTGCTCGAGGTTGCGGACGAAGACGCTCTCGGCGTTCTGGACCAGGTCGTAGCTCGACAGCGGGGTGACCACGCCGCCGTCGATCACGCGCGACTGGTAGTTGATGTGGCCGATCTTGCCTTCGGCTTGGTTCACGACCCAGACGCCGCCGTCGTTGAGCTCCACATCGGCCGTTTCGAAGCCGGGGTAGAGGATGGCACCGGTGACGGCGAGCGCCGCGGCGGCTGAGACGGCCGTCGCCTTGAAGCCTGTGCTCTTCAAGGCCGTGGGCCATCCCGCTCGAGGGGCCTTCGCCATGGGTGTTTTTTCCTTAGCTCGTGGTCACGGAAGTCGCGGTCCAACCACGCATCGCTCCCCCGAACGGAGAGGCCGAACCAACCCTATTCTATGGACAAAGTGAAATCCTTTGCCATGGGGAGTTCTCCCCATGTGAGTCCTAGGACCTGACTAAGGGTTTTAGACACCGGCGGCACCACGGCGGAGCTCAGTCGATGATGAGGGACCCGCCCTCGCCATGGGCGAGATCGAACGGGGTGATGTCCCCGAATCCGCGCACCGGAGTGCTCTCAAGCTCGGAGAGGATGAAGCGGACATCGCCCTTGAGCGTCGCCGCTGTCAGCGCGTCAGTGAGGATCTGCCCCGGTTCGGCCAGGGAGGTCAGCCGTGCGGCCAGATTAACCGTCGGGCCGTAGATGTCCCCGAGGCGAGAGAGAACGCGCCCCCACACGACGGACACGCGGGCCTCGGGCAGTGCGTCGTCGGCGTTGAGTTCCTGGGCGAGCGTCAGAGCGATCTGGGCTCCGGCCTGCGGCGTCTCGGCGATGAACAGGACCTCGTCGCCGATGGTCTTGACCAGGCGACCGCCGCCGACGGAGATGATCTCCGCAGACTTGTTCTCGAAGCGCTGGACGAGCTGGGCCAGCGTGCGCTCGTTCATGCGGCGCGAGAGCGAAGTGTAGGAGACGAGGTCGGCGAACCCGACCGCGCGGGCGAGCGGCAGTGGAGCGTCGTCGTCGTCCCCGGTGGAGACGGCGCCGGCCTGTGAGCGCGCGCCGAGCCGGTGGACGGCCGCGTTGAGGTTCCGCCGCCAGGAGTAGACGAGCAGTTCCTCAAGCGGTGCGATGAGGTCAGGCAGCAGCTCGACCATGGTGCGACGGGCCTCGGGGTCGCTCATCCCCTGATTCTGGATCATGTCCTCGACGAGCGCCTCGATCTGCCAGACGACCATGCGATCGGTCATCTGCCCGATGGACCTCGTCACGGAGATGGCGGCCTCCTCGGTGAGGCGCTCGGAGCGGACGTTGTCGATGATCGTCAGCAGTGCGTCCAGGTCCTTCTGCGTGAACGCAACGTCCTCGTCCCCGTGGTTGGGGAAGCCGAGCGCACGCCAGAGTTTCCGGGCGCTGTGCAGGGAGATGCCGGCCTGGGCGGCCACATCGCGGCGCTTCATGGTGCGCTCGCCGCCGATGAGGCGGGACTCGAGGTTCTTCGTGGACGCCTTGACCTGCTGGCGCTTGATGGCCTCCACGAGCGGAAGGGCGCGCGTGATGGGCCCCGGATCCGTCGGCAGGTCGTGGGCGGAGAACGGGACGTCTGCGATCTTGTAGGAGTCATCGAAGTCCGGGGCGGTACCGGCCGCGTACCGGGAGTGGTCGGGGAACTTGAGCTCGACGTCGATCGCGGGCAGCTCACGCGTCGCTGGCTCGGACTCGGCACCCTCGCGCGGGGACTCCGGCTCGACAGGGGTCGCGGCCATGGCCGGTTCCGGCGTCCGAGGGTGCCCGCGAGCCTCGTCGTGTTCGCGGTTCTCAGACATGCGGCTTCCCATCCGGCGTCCGGCCTTCCGGCGCCGCCCAATCCATCTGTTGTTCAGTCTCTAGTTCTACACCATCGAACATGACGCTTCGAGGCAGCTCCTCGATTGCGTCGAGGACGAGCTCACGCAACTTGTGAACTCCGGGCGCGTTTTCCAGGATCGTCTCTCCGTCGGCCGTGATCATCACCAGATGCCCCGCCCCCACGGAGCGCTGCATCATGGTCTGTCTGACGATGAGTTCACGAATCAGCACGAGCGGAAGTTCCCGCAGCGAGCGGGCGCCGACGCCGGTGCGGATGAGGACGCGCCGGTTGGTGAGGTAGTACCACGTGCGCGCCCACCGGGCGTAGGGAACCACGCTCCAGACGAGGATCAGCAGGGCGCAGAGGCCGAGCAGGGACGGATAGACGATCGGCAAGATGTCCTCGAGCCACTCGGGCAGGCCGTCCCGACCCAGCCAACCGGCCCCGAACCCGGTGGCCGCCACGAGGAGGAGGAGCAGACACGCGGGCCGCGTGAGGACGCGGCGGTGCTGGCGGGTCTTGACAATGACCCGCTCCGCTTCGCCGAGCTTGATTCGCACGCGTTGCCCGCCTCTCCCTGTGTCCCGATCCTGCCACCATCCAGTCTAGTCAGGGCGGCTCGGCGATCCCGGGCTGCGGCTCAGGCGTAGCCGCCGTCGGCCCTGCGCAGGTGCACGACGTCGGCCGCGTGGACCGTGTGCCCCTCGCCGCCGGCACCGGTCAGCGTGAGGCCGCCGTCGGCCTCGAGCGCCGTGGCAGTGCCCTCGAGCGTGCGCCCGTCCGGCAGTTCGGCCCGCACGACGGCGCCGAGGGTCGCCATGGACTCCGCAACCAGTCCGCGCAGCTCGCCGAGCGCGCGGGCGTCGCCGCCGCCGGCGACGAGGCGGCCGTACCGTGCCGCCACACGCTCGAGGTAACCAGTGAGGATGTCAGTGCCGCCAACGTCGTACCCGGAGTGCGCGAGGCTTGTCGCGGTGGGCACCGGCAGCTCCTCGTTCGTGAGATCGATGTTGATGCCGGTCCCGACGATGACGGCCGGTACGCGGCCGGCGGCGGCGGGTACGAGCTGCGCCAGAATGCCGGCGACCTTCCGCCAGCGGCCGTCGTCGCGATCGCGCGGGGCGACGAGAACGTCGTTGGGCCACTTCACGGCGGCGCGCACGCCCCGGGCCTCCAGCGCCTCGACCAGGGCCCGCGCGCACAGCATCGACAGCCAGCCGTAGGCTTCGGCCGGGAGACGGTCCGGCTTGAAGAGAATGGAGACCGCCAGCGAACTGCGCGGCGGGGCCGTCCACCCGCGACCGAGGCGCCCCTTTCCGGCACTCTGATGGCTGGTGGCCAGGACCGTCAGGTCGGCGGAGGCGTTCGCCACCACCGCGAGATCGGCGTTCGTGGACCCGGTCTCCTCGACGACCGTGATCGCCGCATAAGGGCCGGCCGGGGATCGCAGGGCGTCGAGCCGCCCGGCCTCCAACGGCGGGCGGGCCGGGCCGGGTGGCGTCTGCTGTGGCGTGCTCATAATCCCACCCTACTGGCGCGTGCCCCGGTTTGGGCGGCCCGCCGGAACCCGCGGCGGATGCTAGAGGAAGATGTCCGGAATCAGGCGGCCCGTGCCGGCGCTGTACCCGCTGAGGTCCTCGACGCCGGCCTCGGCCAGGACGGCCTCGTCGGTGAAGAAGTTCCCGGTGCATTCGCGCCCCGGGCGGGAGAGCACCTCGACCGCGGCGTCGGCCACGATCTCGGGGGTGCGCGCGGACTGGACCATCTGCTCGCCGCCGGGCAGCGCCCGGATGGCGGCCGTGTCGATCAGTGTCGCCGGCCAGAGCGAGTTCACACCCACGCCGTCGCCGCGCAGTTCCTCCGCGAGCCCGAGGGTCGTCATGCTCATGCCGTACTTGGCCATGGTGTAGGCCAGGTGTTCCCCGGCCCAAGCCGGCTCGAGCGTGCCCCCGGGACCGCTCGCGATGGGCGGTGAGAGGGTGAGGATGTGCGGGTTGCGCCCCGCGGCCGCGGACTCGCGCAGGTGCGGCAGCGCGAGTTTGGAGAGCAGGAACGTACCGCGGACGTTGATGTCCTGCATGAGGTCAAAGCGCTTCATGTCGACCGCGTCGGTCTTCGACAGGTCGATCGCGGACGCGTTGTTGACGACGATGTCGATGCCGCCGAATGCCGCGACGGTCGCCTCCACGGCGCGGGCGACGTCGTCGTCGTTGCGCACGTCCCCGACGACGGCGAGCCCGCGGCCGCCGGCGGCGTCCACCTCGGCGGCGGCCGTGTGGACGGTGCCGTCGAGCTTCGGGTGCGGCTCCGACGTCTTTGCGAGCAGGGCGACGTTGGCGCCGCGGCGAGCTGCGGCGAGCGCGATGGCGAGGCCGATGCCGCGGCTGCCACCGCTCATCAGCAGGGTTCGGCCGGCGAGATTCTGCGGGGTGTTCTGCGTCATGACAGCCAGCGTAACGCAGATCACGCCCAATTGTTACCCGCCAGTAGCATCGGACTGACGGTGGCGCCACGGGCCGCGCCGCGAACTTTGGGGCCGTTTTTGTAGGCTTCCTACAGTCGCGTCCGGGTATCGTCTCATTAGACTTGCCTGAGCGGATGCTGGTGTTGTGCCATTCCTACAGCCACGAAGTCCGCCCGACGCCAACCGCTGGACAACCTAAGGAGCCTTCGAAGGATGAGCGACGCCGAGACCATGGCCGCAGCGGATGCGATCGACCTGAGCACTACCGCGGGCAAGATCGCCGAGTTCCGCCGCCGGCAGGCCCAGTCCCTGCTGCCGTCCGGCCCGGAGGCCGTCGAGAAGCAGCACGCCCGAGGCAAGAACACCGCCCGCGAGCGCATCGAGATGCTCCTCGACACGGACTCCTTCGTCGAGTTCGATGCCTTGGCCGTGCACCGGACCACGGCCTTCGGCATGGAGAAGAAGCGCCCCCTCGGCGACGGCCTCGTCTCCGGCTACGGCACCGTCGACGGCCGCCTCGTCGCCGTCTACGCCCAGGACTTCACTGTCTACGGCGGTTCCCTGAGCAAGGTCAACGGCGAGAAGATCGTCAAAGTCCAGGAATTCGCCTTGCGCAACGGCTGCCCCATCGTCGGCATCAACGACGGCGGCGGCGCACGCATCCAGGAAGGCGTCGCGTCGCTCGCGATGTTCGCGGACATCTTCCGGAACAACGTGCACGCTTCGGGCGTGATCCCCCAGATCTCCGTGATCATGGGCCCGTGCGCCGGCGGCGCGGCCTACTCCCCCGCCCTGACCGACTACGTGATCATGGTCGACAAGACCAGCCACATGTTCATCACCGGCCCGGACGTCATCAAGACCGTCACCGGCGAAGACGTGGACATGGAGACCCTCGGCGGCGCGCGCCAGCACAACGCCACCACGGGCACTGCCAGCTACCTCGCCTCCGACGAGACCGACGCTTTCGAGTTCGTACGCGAGCTGCTCGATTACCTCCCGTCGAACAACCTCGCCGAGGCTCCGCACGTCGATTTCGACGAGGAACTCGAGCTCACCGCCGACGACCTCACTCTCGACGCGCTCATCCCGGACTCGGCCAACCAGCCGTATGACATGCGGACCGTCATCGAGCACATCGTCGACGACGGCGAGTTCCTCGAGATGCAGTCGCTCTACGCACCCAACGTCATCATCGGCTACGCCCGCGTCGAGGGCCGCTCGATCGGCATCGTCGCCAACCAGCCGATGCAGTTCGCCGGCACCCTGGATATCTCTGCGAGCGAGAAGGCGGCACGCTTCGTGCGCAACTGCGACGCGTTCGGCATCCCGATCCTCACACTGGTCGACGTGCCGGGGTTCCTGCCCGGCAAGGACCAGGAGTTCCAGGGAATCATCCGCCGCGGCGCCAAGCTGCTCTACGCGTACGCCGAGGCGACCGTGCCGAAGCTGACCGTGATCACCCGCAAGGCCTACGGCGGCGCGTACATCGTCATGGGCTCGAAGAAGCTCGGCGCCGACATCAACATCGCGTGGCCCACGGCCCAGATCGGCGTCATGGGCGCCCAGGGCGCGGTCAACATCCTCTACCGGCGCGACCTGGCGAAGGTCGAGGCCGAGGGCGGCGACGTCGAGTCCCGGCGCACCGAGATCATCGAGGGCTACGAAGCCGAACTGCTCAACCCCTACCAGGCCGCCGAGCTCGGCTACATCGACGCCGTGATCGCCCCGAGCGACACCCGCCTGCAGATCGTCCGTGGCCTGCGCGCGTTGCGCGACAAGCACGCGTCCATTCCGGCCAAGAAGCACGGAAACATCCCGCTGTAAGGAGCGCCATGAGCATCGACAACCGCCTAGAGGGCACGACGCCGGCCCCGGCCGGCGCAGCTGCCGGGGCACCCGCGCTCGAGGTCACCCGCGGCAATCCGACGCCCGAGGAGCTCGCGGCGCTGACCGCCGTCGTCCTGTCCCTGCGCGGGATCGAGGCCGTCGAGCGCCCGGGCCGTCGCACCCGCAAGGACACGATCCGGGACCGCGTGCGGCACAACCGCCGCATGGTCTCGATGCCGGG
Encoded here:
- a CDS encoding PH domain-containing protein, yielding MRIKLGEAERVIVKTRQHRRVLTRPACLLLLLVAATGFGAGWLGRDGLPEWLEDILPIVYPSLLGLCALLILVWSVVPYARWARTWYYLTNRRVLIRTGVGARSLRELPLVLIRELIVRQTMMQRSVGAGHLVMITADGETILENAPGVHKLRELVLDAIEELPRSVMFDGVELETEQQMDWAAPEGRTPDGKPHV
- a CDS encoding acyl-CoA carboxylase subunit beta; this translates as MSDAETMAAADAIDLSTTAGKIAEFRRRQAQSLLPSGPEAVEKQHARGKNTARERIEMLLDTDSFVEFDALAVHRTTAFGMEKKRPLGDGLVSGYGTVDGRLVAVYAQDFTVYGGSLSKVNGEKIVKVQEFALRNGCPIVGINDGGGARIQEGVASLAMFADIFRNNVHASGVIPQISVIMGPCAGGAAYSPALTDYVIMVDKTSHMFITGPDVIKTVTGEDVDMETLGGARQHNATTGTASYLASDETDAFEFVRELLDYLPSNNLAEAPHVDFDEELELTADDLTLDALIPDSANQPYDMRTVIEHIVDDGEFLEMQSLYAPNVIIGYARVEGRSIGIVANQPMQFAGTLDISASEKAARFVRNCDAFGIPILTLVDVPGFLPGKDQEFQGIIRRGAKLLYAYAEATVPKLTVITRKAYGGAYIVMGSKKLGADINIAWPTAQIGVMGAQGAVNILYRRDLAKVEAEGGDVESRRTEIIEGYEAELLNPYQAAELGYIDAVIAPSDTRLQIVRGLRALRDKHASIPAKKHGNIPL
- a CDS encoding SDR family oxidoreductase, producing MTQNTPQNLAGRTLLMSGGSRGIGLAIALAAARRGANVALLAKTSEPHPKLDGTVHTAAAEVDAAGGRGLAVVGDVRNDDDVARAVEATVAAFGGIDIVVNNASAIDLSKTDAVDMKRFDLMQDINVRGTFLLSKLALPHLRESAAAGRNPHILTLSPPIASGPGGTLEPAWAGEHLAYTMAKYGMSMTTLGLAEELRGDGVGVNSLWPATLIDTAAIRALPGGEQMVQSARTPEIVADAAVEVLSRPGRECTGNFFTDEAVLAEAGVEDLSGYSAGTGRLIPDIFL
- a CDS encoding acyl-CoA carboxylase subunit epsilon: MSIDNRLEGTTPAPAGAAAGAPALEVTRGNPTPEELAALTAVVLSLRGIEAVERPGRRTRKDTIRDRVRHNRRMVSMPGAWRSGRS
- a CDS encoding biotin--[acetyl-CoA-carboxylase] ligase — encoded protein: MSTPQQTPPGPARPPLEAGRLDALRSPAGPYAAITVVEETGSTNADLAVVANASADLTVLATSHQSAGKGRLGRGWTAPPRSSLAVSILFKPDRLPAEAYGWLSMLCARALVEALEARGVRAAVKWPNDVLVAPRDRDDGRWRKVAGILAQLVPAAAGRVPAVIVGTGINIDLTNEELPVPTATSLAHSGYDVGGTDILTGYLERVAARYGRLVAGGGDARALGELRGLVAESMATLGAVVRAELPDGRTLEGTATALEADGGLTLTGAGGEGHTVHAADVVHLRRADGGYA
- a CDS encoding adenylate/guanylate cyclase domain-containing protein; its protein translation is MSENREHDEARGHPRTPEPAMAATPVEPESPREGAESEPATRELPAIDVELKFPDHSRYAAGTAPDFDDSYKIADVPFSAHDLPTDPGPITRALPLVEAIKRQQVKASTKNLESRLIGGERTMKRRDVAAQAGISLHSARKLWRALGFPNHGDEDVAFTQKDLDALLTIIDNVRSERLTEEAAISVTRSIGQMTDRMVVWQIEALVEDMIQNQGMSDPEARRTMVELLPDLIAPLEELLVYSWRRNLNAAVHRLGARSQAGAVSTGDDDDAPLPLARAVGFADLVSYTSLSRRMNERTLAQLVQRFENKSAEIISVGGGRLVKTIGDEVLFIAETPQAGAQIALTLAQELNADDALPEARVSVVWGRVLSRLGDIYGPTVNLAARLTSLAEPGQILTDALTAATLKGDVRFILSELESTPVRGFGDITPFDLAHGEGGSLIID